Proteins encoded within one genomic window of Oscarella lobularis chromosome 6, ooOscLobu1.1, whole genome shotgun sequence:
- the LOC136188212 gene encoding uncharacterized protein isoform X1, whose protein sequence is MVKARPGSQSHPKRGVVSGHQGGLKKLSDFGSDLSKEIPLGMHRKMPDNATIHEAKDRAVELRDSQTSDLYQRERKRVGDPAEGNETKWDGEAIKNLDRVVCGAPSEDVENMPADRGETCIGALSKCKGKHGAQGASVRAHASNQQLALNPTISKGFGKLAVNLDVDDIKKMPQKSRRSILLSNCEQSRHEGERWRR, encoded by the exons ATGGTAAAAGCAC GCCCAGGCTCACAATCTCACCCGAAGCGCGGAGTTGTTTCAGGTCACCAGGGTGGTCTGAAGAAACTGAGCGATTTCGGTAGCGATTTGTCCAAGGAAATTCCATTGGGCATGCATCGGAAAATGCCGGACAATGCGACGATTCACGAGGCCAAAGATCGAGCCGTCGAACTGAGAGACAGTCAGACGTCGGACCTGTATCAGCGCGAACGAAAACGTGTCGGAGATCCCGCTGAGGGCAACGAGACAAAGTGGGACGGAGAAGCGATCAA GAatctcgatcgcgtcgtttgCGGTGCGCCGAGCGAAGACGTTGAGAACATGCCCGCCGATCGAGGCGAGACGTGTATTGGCGCTCTGAGCAAGTGCAAAGGAAAGCACGGCGCCCAGGGAGCGTCCGTCCGAGCACACGCCAGCAATCAGCAGCTCGCGTTGAACCCGACGATATCGAAGGGATTCGGCAAACTCGCTGTTAATCTCGA CGTTGACGACATCAAAAAGATGCCGCAGAAGAGCCGAAGGTCAATTCTGCTGTCAAATTGCGAGCAATCCCGACATGAAGGAGAACGTTGGCGCCGATAA
- the LOC136188212 gene encoding uncharacterized protein isoform X2 translates to MHRKMPDNATIHEAKDRAVELRDSQTSDLYQRERKRVGDPAEGNETKWDGEAIKNLDRVVCGAPSEDVENMPADRGETCIGALSKCKGKHGAQGASVRAHASNQQLALNPTISKGFGKLAVNLDVDDIKKMPQKSRRSILLSNCEQSRHEGERWRR, encoded by the exons ATGCATCGGAAAATGCCGGACAATGCGACGATTCACGAGGCCAAAGATCGAGCCGTCGAACTGAGAGACAGTCAGACGTCGGACCTGTATCAGCGCGAACGAAAACGTGTCGGAGATCCCGCTGAGGGCAACGAGACAAAGTGGGACGGAGAAGCGATCAA GAatctcgatcgcgtcgtttgCGGTGCGCCGAGCGAAGACGTTGAGAACATGCCCGCCGATCGAGGCGAGACGTGTATTGGCGCTCTGAGCAAGTGCAAAGGAAAGCACGGCGCCCAGGGAGCGTCCGTCCGAGCACACGCCAGCAATCAGCAGCTCGCGTTGAACCCGACGATATCGAAGGGATTCGGCAAACTCGCTGTTAATCTCGA CGTTGACGACATCAAAAAGATGCCGCAGAAGAGCCGAAGGTCAATTCTGCTGTCAAATTGCGAGCAATCCCGACATGAAGGAGAACGTTGGCGCCGATAA